GCTTCACGATCCGGGGTCACGTCCGGGAGAAAGACGGCGTGTTGATGGCGCTCGTGGCCGCGGCCATGCACGCCGCGGAACCGATCGACGAGCGCGTCGACCGCCTGCTCGACGAGCACGGGACCGTCGTCCAGAACAAGATCAGCGTCGCCTGTCCGGACCACGAGAAGGCGCGCGTCCTCGGGGACCTCGAAGCGGAGATTCCCGACGCCGTCGCCGGGACGCCCGTCGCCGACGTCAACACCGCCGACGGTTTCAAACTCCGCCTCGAAGACGGCTCGTGGCTGCTCGTCCGCCCCAGCGGCACCGAACCCGTCCTCCGGGTGTACGCCGAGGCCGAGAGCGACGACCGGGTCGCGGAGTTGCTGGAGGCCGGCGAGGGACTCGTCGAACCGCTGGTCTGAGTCCGTCCTCCGCCCGGTCCTACCGCGGTCCCGTCTCGCCCTCCCGAGAACCGATCCACGACCCGAGGGTCAGCCCGTAGATCGCGTGGCCGACGTGGAACACCGTCGTCTCACCGGCGTCGAGGTCCTCATCGAGCAGGCCGTCGAGAACGACGCGCTTCCCGACGACCGACAGCGCGAGTCCGTAGCAGAGTCCGAGCAGCGTCGCTCGCGTCTCGGGTGCCGTCGACCTCGACGGGGGCAGGCGTTCGTGTGCGAGGGCGAACGCCGCGCCGGCGCTCGCCCCGTACAGCAGGTGGAGGTGTAGCGCAAGCAGCGAGTACTCCTCCGGCCCCTGCCCCTCCCGGCCGGCGTACTTCGCCCAGAGCGGGGCCGCCGGCGGGAGCGCCCGCGTGAGGGGGAGCCGGTAGAGGGTCATCGCCACCGTAGCGATCACGCCACCGACGACGCCCCACACGAGCGTCTCCACGAGCCGGGAGTCGTCGCCGAGGTCGGCGGACGCCTCGCGAACGTCGCGTCGGAAGGAACGGTCGAGCGCCATCGGTACTCGTTCGTCCGTCGCGGGGAAAGGCCTACCACTTGCGAGGGGGCCCGTTGCGGGTTGCCATCTCCGGGCCGGCGTTTACCGGTCCGCGCCCCGTCGAGGGGGACATGAGCCAGCGCGAGCACGACGAGGCGGCGTACATGGAGTTGCCGCCGGACGCGTGGCACCAGACCGAGGAGGGCAACTACTACGTCGACTGCCCGGAGTGTGGGTCGGCGGCGACGCTGACGAACGTCGTCACGCACGGCCGCTGTAACGGCTACCTCGACCAGCGCGAGGACGAGACCGAACTCGACGAGGAGGCGATGGACTGCACCGCGAAGCTCTGGTTCGAACTCGGCTACGTCTCCGACCCCGACGGGACGACGACCGACGGGGCCGTCGGCGAGTCGGCGGGCGAGGACGAGGCCGCGGCGCGAGCGGAGGGCGACCGCGAGGACGACACCGTCGGCCGGGACCGGCCGCCGGGGACCGACGGCACGGTCGAGGACGCGGGACCGGAGGCGGGGACCGGCACGCGGGACGAGGACGAGAACGTCGCCGGCCCCGCCTCGGAGGAGGCCGAGGATTCGAGCGCCGGCCACTGACCCGTCTTCACTGCCCGCGCGCGAGGCGCGCCCCGATCCGTTCGGGCAGGCCCGCCTCGGCGACCGCCTCCTGGACGCGGTCGACGTCGTAGGCGACGCGGTGGGTCTCGACCGCCATCGTCTCCAGGTCGACGACCGCGTAGGCCGCCCGCGGGTCGCCGTCGCGGGGCTGGCCGACGCTCCCCGGGTTGACGACGATCCCTTCGGCGTACTTCTCGGCGTGCTGGACGTGGGTGTGGCCGAGCACGAGCACCTCCTCGCCGTCGAGTAGCCGCGGCGAGAACTCCTCGGGGTAGGTGTACCGGTCGGGGTCAGCCGGGTGGCCGTGGACCAGTTTGACCCGGTCGTCGAACTCCCGGCGCTCGGTCGGCAGCGATTCGAGCCACTCCCGCTGGTCCTCGTGTAACTCCTGACGGGCGTGTTCGACGCCGGCGCGGGCCATGCTGTTGAACCCGAACGCGGTTCCCTCGACGACGGCCGCGTCGTGGTTGCCGAGCACCGTCGGCACGTCGCGCTCGCGGAGTTCGTCGACGCACTCGGCCGGCCACGGGTTGTAGCCGACGACGTCGCCCGCGCAGGCCAGCGCGTCGACCGCGGGCATGTCCGCGAGGACCGCTTCGAGCGCCGGCAGGTTACCGTGGAGGTCGGAGACGAGTCCGACTTTCATGGTCGTCGGGTACGCCCGCTATCGGTTTGTAGTTTCGCCGCCGCGGTCGGTCGATCACTCACCGTTCTCGACCGCCGTCTCGAACCCGTCGTCGGTCCGGGCGACCCCCGCCGCGCAGACGGCGTGCTCGAACTCGAGGTCGTAGGCCTCCCGCGCGGCGGCCGCGGCGTCGTCGGCCTCGAACGGGAACGCCTCGGGCGCGTCCCGCTCGTAGGTCGCGACCAGCGTCGGTTCCTCGACGGTCTCGACCAGCAGGGCGTCCCGGCGGACGGTGCCGATCAGTGCCGCGCCGTCGTCGTCGATCGTCGCGGCGATGCGGGGCGTGTCGTAGTCGTCTTTCTCGTAGTCGAGCGCGAGCAAACTCGTCGCGAGGGCGTCGCGGGCGGGGTAGCCCAGTTCGAGTTTCTCCGCGATCGGGTCGACGTGCGAGCCGTTGCCGACGGCGACCGCCTCGCCCGCCGGCGTCTCGACGACGCGCAGGCAGTTGTACGAGACGTAGGGGTTGTCCGTCTCCGGGGCGTCCGCGGTCGGCCCGACGGTGAGGGCGTCCTCGCGCTCTGCGATCTTTCGATTCGGGAACGACCGCGAGGAGACGCGGTAGGCGCCGACCCCGGGTCCGACGACGACGAAGCGTCCGACGTACATACTCGGTGGTGGGCGGGAGAGGGGAAAAGGGGTGGCGGTTCGCGGCCGCCGAACCCCGAGTTTATCTACCAGAACGCGGCGAAACGGGGCGTGACGACGGAAGCGGAGTGCCTCGAAGCGTTGTGCGAGGCCGCGACCCGATTCGGCGAGTCGCCGACGAAAGCACAGTACGAGGCGCTGGGGCTGACGCCCGCGTCGGCGACGATCGTCCGGACGGTCGGCGGGTGGAACGAGGCGAAAAGACGGGCGGGTCTCGAGACGTACCCGTCTACGGGCCCTCGCGTCCGGCCGAAACCGCCCGACGTCGACCTTCCGGACGGTCTCGTCTGGGAGGAGCTATCGGCCGATCAGCGGTGGTACTACCGGAACGTCGAGTGGAACACGGAACGGTCGCTTCGCCGCCGTTCCCGCCTTCGTTCGTGGCTCACCGACCGAAAACGCGAACGTGGTTGTGCCCGGTGTGGGCTCGAGACGCCGGCGTGTCCGGATTTCCACCACGTCGACCGAACCGCCAAGGAGATGGCGGTCGGTCGAATGATCACGTACGGGTACGGGAAAGACGCGCTCCGAGAGGAACTCGCGAACTGTGAGGTCCTGTGTGCGAACTGCCACCGGAAGCTACACTATACGCCACCGGAACGGAGCCAGCGACGGTGGGTTCACGAGCAAAAACGGGCTACCGGGTGCCGCCGCTGTTCGGAGACGGACCCCGCGTGTCTGGACTTTCACCACGTGAGCGGAACGAAGGAGGCAACCGTCGCGGAACTGATCTCGGACGGCCGACCCAGAGAGCGGATTCGCGCCGAAATGGACCGCTGTCGTGTTCTCTGTGCAAACTGTCACCGAACCGAACACGCCCGGGACCGACGGAATCAGTAGCGGCCGGTGCCGGCCGATACGCACGAGCGTCTCGCGTTCACCGCCGCCCGTGTCCGAATCGAAAGGGATAAACGACCCCCCACCATACGTTGCACCGCGCGTAGTCCATTGGGGTAGTGGCCAATCCTGTCAGCTTCTGGGGCTGACGACCCTGGTTCGAATCCAGGATGGACTACTTCTCCGCCGCTTCGTTTCGACTCGAAGATATCCCCAGCGACGCCCGTCGATCTCCAGTCGAAACGAAGGGGTCGCCGAGCGCCATCGTCGACGCCGCTAGCTCCCTTTCGGCCGCCCCACGGGCGGCTACGGGCCAACTCCGCTCCGACGGGACGGGAGGTGGGGTCGATTCGCGCTCCGCTCGCTCTCCCTGCCGTCGGTCACGGGCCGTGGCGCGTCGTCGATTCCGGCTACTCCTTGGCCCGGACCCGTTCGAGCAGGCAGTCGACGCCGCAGTAGTAGTGTCGAATCTCCCGCGTGGAGCCTTTGAACTCCATCGGTTTGACGACCTCGATCCGCGAGTCGGTCCCTTCGTCGATCGGTTCCATGCAGACGGTACACTGTGGCACGTCCCTCACCCGTTGTCGCCCGGTTTCGGTTCGCCCTCGGCGGGCGGTCGGTCCCCCCTTCTCCGCCGTGGTACGTGTTGACGTCACGCACTTCTGACTTATCGGTGTATCGGCCGAACTCACTCCCCGCCGGTCCCGTACGCGCCCGCCCGCTCCAGTTCGCCCCGCCGACGGAGTACGGGCGGCGTCCGGCAGATGCCCGGTGCGCCGGTCACCTGCGGGACCGTGCAGTTGTTACAGCTCTCGCAGAGGACCCGGACGTCGGACTCGCGGCCTCCCTCGTCCGCCGCTCTCTCGCCGTCGAGCAGGCGCGCGCCCAGTCGCGGTTCGGCGTAGAACGGTCGGGCCATCCCGACCGCGTCGCAGGCGGGCGGTTCGTTCGACCCGCCTCCGAGCAGCCGATCCATCCGGCCGCGCTCGCGGATCCCGCCTTCGGCGAGCACCGGAATCGCGACCGCCTCGCGCACGCGCCGACAGAACCCCTCGTTCCACGCCGGTTCGAAGTCGTACCACAGCGACTCGGCCCGGTTCGCGGCCGCGACCAGCCGCCGGCGCCGGGGGCCGCCGAAGGCCGCGTCGTAGCCCTCGCGGAGCGACTCGTTCTCCCACGCCCTGTCGGGATAGGCGCCGCGGACGACGCTCATGTCCCAGAAGACGGAGGTTTCCACCGGCACGACGGCGTCGTAGCCGAGCCGTTCGAGCCGGCGTGCGATCTCGACGCCGTCGTCGAGCGAGAGCCGCGGCCCGATCCCGGGCGGGCTGGGCGTCTCGGCTGGCACCTTCGTCATCAGGGGGACGTCGCCGGCCCGGTCGCGGACCTCGTCGCGGACGAGCGCGAGGAACGCGAGACGGGCCTCCGGCGAGCCGCCGAACTCGTCCTCCCGGCGGTTGTAGAACGGCGAGAGGAACTGCTGGACGATCCCCATGTTCGCCCCCGAGACGTGGATGCCGTCGTAGCCCGCGTCGACGGCGTACGCCGCCGACCGGCCGAAGTCGGCCGCCAGTTCGTACACCTCGTCGGTCGAGAGGACGTGCGGGTCGTAGTCGAGAACCCCCAGCCGGTCTAGCAGCCGCAGGGGCCACGGCGGTCGGGAGACCGCGAGCTGTTCGAGGCCGGGGTTCGCCGCGCGGTAGGCGGCGTGCCACGTCTCCATGCTCCGGAGGCCGCCGTGTTCCAGCTGGAGGAAGATCCGGCCCCCGTGGTCGTGGATCCGGTCGGTGAGCCGCGAGAGCCGCGAGACGAACGCCGGGTCGTGGACGCGGGTCATCCCCGGCGCCGCGCAGCCGCCCTCGCCGCGGACGATCGTCGCCCCCTGACAGACGAGGCCGACGCCGGACTCGGCCGCGGGTTCGAGGTCGTCGATCAGCGTCTCGACGGCGTCGGGGCCGTTGCCCGCGCATTCGAGCAGCGGCGCCCGGTAGAGCCGGTTCGGTACCTCGACGCCGCCGATATCGAGCGGGTCCTCGAGGGTCGCCATACGCCGGGTATCACGGGGGCACACAAGAGGGTAGTGCCGGTGGGAACGGCTGTCACACCGCGGCGAGCTTGAAGTGCGGGCGCGCCGAGTTCCGGGTATGCCCGGTGCCGTCTTTCTCGACGGGGACACCGTCGAACTGCGAACGATCGAGCGCGAGGACGCCGCGTTCCTGACGGGACTCCTCGACGACCCGCGGGTCCGCCGCGACATCGGCTCCTACGCGCCGCTGAACGAGGTCCAGGAACGCGAGTGGATCGACTCCCTCGGCGAGTCGGAGGGCGTCCGGCTTCTGGTCGCCGTCGACGGGGACCCGGTCGGGACCGTCGGCCTCGACGACCCGAACGACGTCTGGGGGACGACCGAACTCGGCTACATGATCGATCCCGACCACTGGGGGAACGGCTACGCGACGGACGCGGTCTCGCTCGCCTGTCGGTACGCGTTCGCCGAGCGGCGACTCGACAAGGTGTACGCCTGCGTCTACGAGACGAACCCCGCGTCACAGCGCGTCCTCGAGAAGGTCGGCTTCGTCGAGGAGGGGCGGCTCCGCGAGGAGGCGTTCGTCGAGGGCGAGCGCGTCGACCTCCACCGGTACGGGCTGCTCGCCGACGAGTGGTTCGACGACTGAATCGCCGTCACTTCTCGACGTCGAGCAGCGCCACCCGCTCGCGGACCAGGTCCCCGAGGGTCGCGTCGGTCGCCGCCAGTTCGGCGTCGGTGACGCCGAAGAACGACTGCAGGGTCGTCTCGTCGTGCTGGTCGAGCGCCGGCCCGGGGTCGACGAGCGCTTCGAGGTCGGCGATGGCCCCCTCCTCGCCGTCGTCGTCGTCGCCGTCGACCAGCACGACGACCCGGTTCTCGCCCTCGTCGACGCCCATCTCGAGTGCCCGGTCGATCTGCCGGCGGCCGGCGGCGTACAGCAGGATCTCGACGGCCCGGTCGCGGGCGACGTTCTCGCCGCGTTCGATCGCGCGGTCGGCCAGTTCGACGGCCCGTTCGAGGTGCGCGTGGTCGACGACGTAGCGGGCGTCGAACGCCTGCACCGTCGTCCCGTGGCGGTCGCCGATCTCGCCCAGCCGCGCGACGAACTCGTCGAGGTCGTCGATCTCGACGGTGCCTTCGAGTAGCTTCATCAGAAATCACTCAGGCTGGACTGGCTCTCGGCGTCGTCGGTCTCGGCCGCCGGTTCCTCGGCGGCCGTCGTGTGCCCGCTCGACGCGCTCTCGAACGCCGCGTCCTCGCGCTCGCGCTCCTCGACGCCGTCCATCGAGGGGTCCTCGCGGCCGGCGTTCTCGAGGATCGTCTCGGCGGTCTTCGTCCCGCGCAGCGCCGCGAGGACGACGCCCTTGTCGGCCTCCCGGAGGTCGGCCGGCGTCTCGATGCCCGCCGCGTACAGCCGGCGGGCGCGCTTGCGGCCCACGCCGCGGATCGAGACGAGTTCGAGCAACTCCTCGCGCACGCCGTGTTCGACCCGCGCGCGGGCCTCGCGGACGGCGACGGTCCACTCGCTGTCGATCTCTGCCGCGAGCGACTCCGCCGCGCCGAGCAGCCACTCGGCGGTGTCGACCTTCCCGCGGAGGTCGCCCGGCCCGATCTTGTAGCGGTCGGTGAGCCGATCCTCGTCGGTCTCGTCGGCCCAGTCTTCGAGCAGTTTGCCGGTCTTCAGCGCCGCGAGCCAGTCCTCGAAGCGGTCGTCCTCGTACTCGCTCGGCAGGTCGCCCAGCAGTTCGTCCTCGCGCTCGTAGAACAGCTCCGCGAAGCGCTCGTCCTCGCCCGAACGCAGGTAGAGCTCGTACATGTCCGGCGTCCGGGAGAGAAGCTGGTAGAGCCCGAGCGCCGTGGGCCGCTCGTCGGCCGATTCGAGGCCGTGGACGATCGTCGCGGCGCTCATCGGGTCGAGGTAGAGCCGCGAGACGGTGTGGCCGAGCCCCGTCGCACGCAGTTCGACCTCGTCGGGGTCGGCCAGTTCGGCGGCGGAGGTGAACCCGTCCGGCTCCTCGCGACCCCCGTCGCGCTCGACGAAGTCGTTCGTTTCGAGGTACGCGAGCACGGAGTCGGTGACCGTCTCCAGCCGGCCCGCCTCGGTCGACTGGCTGGCGTACAGCGTCTCCTCCATGAACTCGAGCAGCCCCTCGCGCGTGCGGGCGAAGCCGGAGGCGATCGTCGCCAGCACGTGGGTCCGGAGCGCGGGCTCGGCGGCGAGTTTCGACCGGACGGGCTCGGGGTCGGCCCAGACGTAGCGCTCGAACAGGTCCTCGCGCTCGTCGTGGCTCTTCGCCAGCAGGACGGCCTCGCCGTAGGGGTCGAGCCCCGGCCGGCCCGCCCGGCCCATCATCTGGTGGACTTCGAGCACCGACAGCGGGGCCATCCCGCCCGCGCTCGGGTCGAAGCGGCGCCAGTCGCGGACGACGACGCGCCGGGCGGGGGTGTTCACGCCCGCCGCGAGGGTGGGCGTCGCCGAGATCACCTTCAGCAGGCGCTCGCGGAAGGCGTCCTCGACGAGGCTACGGTGTTCGTTCGCCAGCCCCGCGTGGTGGAAGGCGGCCCCGCGCTCGACGCAGTCGGCGAGGTCGTCGCTCGTCTCGCTGTCGCTCACGTCGCGGATCTCGGCCGCGAGGTCCCGCAGGTCGTTGCGCTCGCCCTCTTCGAGCACGCGCGAACTGACGCTCGCGAGCCGGCGGGCGGCCGCCTCGGCGTTCCGGCGGGAGTTGACGAAGACGAGCGAGGAGCCCCCCTCGTCGAGAATGTCGGCGACGATCGCGGTCTCCTGTTTCTCCGTCCCCTCGACCGGGACCTCGCGGGTCGTCCCGTCGTCGAAGTGGAGCGCGTTCCCGTAGTGGACGCCGGTCCGGAGGTCGATCGGCCGCCAGTCGGTGTCGACGAGGTCGGCGTCGAGCCACTCCGCTATCTCGCCCGCGTTGCCGACGGTCGCGGAGAGGGCGACGACCTGCAGCCGCGGGTTCAGCTTCCGGAGTTTGGCGAGGGTGACTTCGAGCGTCGGTCCCCGCGAGCGGTCGTCGATGAGGTGGACCTCGTCGCTGACGACGCAGGTGAGGTCGGAGAGCCAGTCGGCGCCGTTTCGCACGAGCGAGTCGACCTTCTCGCTCGTGGCGACGATCAGGTCCTTCGTCGCGAGCCACTCGCTGGTCGACTCGTAGTTGCCCGTCGCGACGCCGGTGGTCACGCCGAACGCCTCGTAGGCGTCGAACTCCGCTTTCTTCTCGCTGGCCAGCGCCCGCAGGGGGACGATGTACAGCGCCGTCCCGCCGCGTTCGATCGCCGACAGCATCGAGAGGGCGGCGATCATCGTCTTCCCGCTGGCGGTGGGGACGGCGGCGACGAGGTTCTCCCCGTCGAGGATGCCCGCCTCCACCGCCTCCGCCTGCGGCGGGTAGAGCTCCTCGATGCCCTCCTCGCGGAAGTGCGAGACGGCGCCGGGCGGGAGCCCCGACAGCTCCTCGATACTCATTACCCTCGATTGGGGCGTCCGGCGGTTTAAACTGTCGTCTCGGGGACCGCTCGCCGGCCCGGCGTCCGCGCGGCGACAGAGGGATGGGGACGGCGGTCGAAGCCCGTCCCATGGTCGATCCCGATCTCGTCCTCGTCCCGTCGCTTGGGCGTCCGGACGAGGACGAGGCGCTCGCGTACGCCCTCGACGCGTTCCCCGGGGCCGACGTGATCCTGCTCGCGGTCGTCACGCCGCTGGACGCGCCGCTGAGCGAGGGGGCGGTGCTCGAACGGGACGAGAAGCGGGTCGAACGGGCGCGCCGTCGCTCGGCGGCCCTCATCGAGTCGGTGGCCGACCCGGAGACGGCCGACCGGGTCCGGATCGAGGTCGCGGAGGGCCGGCCCGGAACCGTCGTCCCCCGGCACGCGGCCGACCGGGACGTCGACCACGTCGTCGTATACGGCCACGACGGCGGGTCTGCGGGCCTCGTGCGTCGCGTCCTCGGGCGCGACGTCGCCACCACGGTCGTCGAGCGGACCTCGCGGCCCGTGACGGTCCTCAAGTGACGTCGCTCACCCGCCGACGACCGCCGCCAGCAGGTGGTAGACGCCGTAACCGACGACGGTCGAACTCCCGAGTGTCAGCAGCCAGAACGTGACCGTGACCCCCACCTTGCGCCGCGAGATGCCGGCCGACCCCGCCGCCAGCCCGCCGCCGACGACCCCCGAGAGGATGATGTTGTTCAGCGAGATCGGAATGCCGAGCGCGATCGCCAGTTGTGCGATGACGAACCCCGGGACGAGCGCGGCGATCGAGCGCCGGACGCCGAGTTGCGCGTACTCCCGGGAGGTCGCCTGTAGCAGCCGCGGTGCGGCCATCCAGGCGCCGGCGAGGATGCCCGCGGCGCCGAGCGCGAGCAGGGCCGTCCCCGGCAGGCCGAGCTGGATCCGGAAGAGGTGTTCGAGCGGCCCGGTCGCGAGCCCGACCTGAGAGCCGCCGGAGGAGAAGGCGACGATGCCGCCGAGGATAAGCAGGAACGACCGGATCCCGCCCTCGACCGAGGCGAGGACGCGCCGTCGCACCAGGTAGAACGCGAGGACGCCGATCGCCGCCGTCACGAGGACGGTCCCGAGGTCGACGCCCGCGACGAGCGTCGGACCGCCGCCGAACTGCCGGGCGACGAACCCCGAGAGCGTCCCCTGCTCGCCCGCCGGGTCCGGGACGACCCCGAGGCGGACGTTCGCGAGGATCACGCCGACGAGCCCCGCGAGCAGCGGCACGCCGACCGCCTCGGGGACGTCGTCGCGCCGCAGCAGGGTCGCCGTCGCGTAGGCCAGTCCGCCGGACATGATCGGCACCAGCAGCCAGAAGGTGCCGAGCCGTCGGTACATCTCGAACGCCGGATCGCCGCCGAGGGCGAGGCCGGCGCCGATGATCGCGCCCGTGGTGGCAAACGCCGCCGGGATGGGATAGCGCGTGTAGATTCCGATCGCCATGAACGTCGCGGCGGTGAGCAGCCCCGCGGTGGCCGCCAGCGGGGTGATCGTCACGCCGTCTATCAGGTCGGTGCCGATGGTCTCGGAGATGCTCCCGCCCTGAACGAGCGCCCCCGCGGCCGCGAGCAGGCCGACGACGAACGCCGCGCGCATCGTCGAAATCGCGTTCGCGCCGATGGCCGGCGCGAACGGCGGCGAGTTGCTGTTGGCGCCGAGCACCCACGCCATGAACAGACACGTGACGACCGCGACGCCCACCAGCAGCGTAAACGAGGACGGTACCACCCGATACAGTACGTTCGACTCGGGCAAAACAGTTCCGTCGACTGTCTCATTCTCTCTCCAGTACGGCCGCGTACGTCCGGTCCCTGACGTCGACGTCGGCCACGGTCCACGGCGTGCCGATCGTCGCGTCGGCGAGGCGGTCGGGGCCGAAAAGCAGGAACTGCAGCGTCGGTCCGACCTCGCGGGCCGGGTCGCGGTCGTCGGCCGGTTCGTACTCGAAGTGGAAACACCGGCGGGCGATCCCCTCGCGGGGGTCCGGCCGGTACCCCAGCAACGCCTCGTCGACCGCCGCCGGGTCGTAGTTGTGGACGACGGCCCGCCCGTCCTCGTCGGTGAGCCGGGCGAACTCGGCGAGGAGGTCGCGCACGCCCGCGAGCGACCCGGCGAGGCCCACCTGCGTGCCGAACGCGAACGCGGTTCGGAACCGGTCCCGTTCGAACGCCGGGTCGAACATGTCCATCACGCGCGCGTCGTCGACGCCGCGCTCGCGCGCCGCTTCGACGGCGGCCGGACTCGCGTCGATCCCGGTCACGTCGACGCCCCGGTCCTGTAACCACAGCGCGTGCTTTCCCGCGCCGCAACCGGCGTCGAGGACGGGCCCGCCCCACGAGGCGATCCGGTCGAGGAGCGCGACCGTGTCGTCGTCCCACTCCGCCGGCGGTGCGAAGTAGTACTCGCGGACGCGCCCGTCGGCTGTCCGCGCGCCGTCGCGGTAGCGGAGGTCACCGGGGTCGCCGCGCCCGTAGTCGCGCATCGCCCGTCCGAGCGGATCGGCCCGCCGGCGTGCGTCGGTCGCCATGGTGGGGCCGACGGCCGAGCCGATAATAAAACCACGACGAAATGTGGTCACGAGTAACACGTGACATGGTATCGATGCACGTGATTCCGGAACGGACCCCGATTCGCCCCTCCGTCAGGGCTTTACCCGCGACCTGCAAAGATCGAGGCATGAAAATCGAGTTCGACCGCGACACCTGCATCGGGATGTACCAGTGTGTCGCCGAGTGGAGCGAGTTCGAGAAGGACACGTCCGCGGGGAAGGCCGTCCTCAACGACAGCGAGGAGGTCGAGGCGGACGTTTTCGTCCGCGAGGTCCCCGAGGGCGCGGAACTGGATGCGAAGTTCGCCGCGCGCACCTGCCCCGTCGACGCGATCACGATCTACGACGACGACGGCGAGCAGTTGATCCCGTAGCCCGCTCGCACGAACGCGCCACGGGGTCCTCGACGCGTCGACGGCGACGAAAAACGCGGTGTAGGGGGACGACTCCGTCTACGCGATCTTCTCGTACTGTTCGGTGAGCTTCTCGGCGGCCTCGCCGAGCTGGTTGCGCTCGAACTCGGTGAGGTCCCACTCGACGATCTCCTCGACGCCGTCGGCCCCGAGCTTCGCGGGGACGCCGAAGGCGGTGTCCTCGTGGCCGTACTCGCCTTCGAGTTTGACGCTGGCGGGCAACACCTCGCCGGTGTCCCGGAGGACGGCCTCGACCATGTGGCCGACGCCGGTGGCGGGGCCCCACTCGGTCGCGCCTTTCTTCTCGATGACGTTCATCGCCGAGGTCTGGAGTTCGCCGAGGAGCTCCTCTTTCTCGTCGTCGTCGAACTCGAGGTCGCGGCCGTTGACCCGCACCTTCGAGAAGACCGGCACCTGCGCGTCGCCGTGCTCGCCGAGGATCGTCGCCTCGACGTTTTGCACCGGCGCGTCGTAGCGCTGGGAGATGACGTAGCGAAACCGGGCGGAGTCGAGCCGGCCGCCGAAGCCGATCACCTTCTCGCGGGCGCGCTCGCCCGTCTCGTAGAGGTGGCGGTTGAGCAGGTCGACGGGGTTCGAGGTGGTGATGGTGACGAAGTCGTCGTTGTACTCGGCGATCGAGGAGCCGATGTCCTCCATGATCGGCGCGTTGTCGCCCGCGAGGTCGATCCGCGTCTGGCCCGGCGAGCGCGGGATGCCCGCGGTGATCACGACGACGTCCGACCCCTCGGTGTCCTCGTAGCCGCCCTGACGGACCGTCGTGTTCGAGTCGTAGGCCGCGCCGTGGTTGACGTCCGCGGCCTGCCCGACCGTGTCGTCTTCCTT
The Salinilacihabitans rarus DNA segment above includes these coding regions:
- a CDS encoding metallophosphoesterase family protein, producing MKVGLVSDLHGNLPALEAVLADMPAVDALACAGDVVGYNPWPAECVDELRERDVPTVLGNHDAAVVEGTAFGFNSMARAGVEHARQELHEDQREWLESLPTERREFDDRVKLVHGHPADPDRYTYPEEFSPRLLDGEEVLVLGHTHVQHAEKYAEGIVVNPGSVGQPRDGDPRAAYAVVDLETMAVETHRVAYDVDRVQEAVAEAGLPERIGARLARGQ
- a CDS encoding IMP cyclohydrolase, coding for MYVGRFVVVGPGVGAYRVSSRSFPNRKIAEREDALTVGPTADAPETDNPYVSYNCLRVVETPAGEAVAVGNGSHVDPIAEKLELGYPARDALATSLLALDYEKDDYDTPRIAATIDDDGAALIGTVRRDALLVETVEEPTLVATYERDAPEAFPFEADDAAAAAREAYDLEFEHAVCAAGVARTDDGFETAVENGE
- a CDS encoding homing endonuclease associated repeat-containing protein; the encoded protein is MTTEAECLEALCEAATRFGESPTKAQYEALGLTPASATIVRTVGGWNEAKRRAGLETYPSTGPRVRPKPPDVDLPDGLVWEELSADQRWYYRNVEWNTERSLRRRSRLRSWLTDRKRERGCARCGLETPACPDFHHVDRTAKEMAVGRMITYGYGKDALREELANCEVLCANCHRKLHYTPPERSQRRWVHEQKRATGCRRCSETDPACLDFHHVSGTKEATVAELISDGRPRERIRAEMDRCRVLCANCHRTEHARDRRNQ
- a CDS encoding NADH:flavin oxidoreductase produces the protein MATLEDPLDIGGVEVPNRLYRAPLLECAGNGPDAVETLIDDLEPAAESGVGLVCQGATIVRGEGGCAAPGMTRVHDPAFVSRLSRLTDRIHDHGGRIFLQLEHGGLRSMETWHAAYRAANPGLEQLAVSRPPWPLRLLDRLGVLDYDPHVLSTDEVYELAADFGRSAAYAVDAGYDGIHVSGANMGIVQQFLSPFYNRREDEFGGSPEARLAFLALVRDEVRDRAGDVPLMTKVPAETPSPPGIGPRLSLDDGVEIARRLERLGYDAVVPVETSVFWDMSVVRGAYPDRAWENESLREGYDAAFGGPRRRRLVAAANRAESLWYDFEPAWNEGFCRRVREAVAIPVLAEGGIRERGRMDRLLGGGSNEPPACDAVGMARPFYAEPRLGARLLDGERAADEGGRESDVRVLCESCNNCTVPQVTGAPGICRTPPVLRRRGELERAGAYGTGGE
- a CDS encoding GNAT family N-acetyltransferase codes for the protein MPGAVFLDGDTVELRTIEREDAAFLTGLLDDPRVRRDIGSYAPLNEVQEREWIDSLGESEGVRLLVAVDGDPVGTVGLDDPNDVWGTTELGYMIDPDHWGNGYATDAVSLACRYAFAERRLDKVYACVYETNPASQRVLEKVGFVEEGRLREEAFVEGERVDLHRYGLLADEWFDD
- the cgi121 gene encoding KEOPS complex subunit Cgi121, with protein sequence MKLLEGTVEIDDLDEFVARLGEIGDRHGTTVQAFDARYVVDHAHLERAVELADRAIERGENVARDRAVEILLYAAGRRQIDRALEMGVDEGENRVVVLVDGDDDDGEEGAIADLEALVDPGPALDQHDETTLQSFFGVTDAELAATDATLGDLVRERVALLDVEK
- a CDS encoding ATP-dependent DNA helicase codes for the protein MSIEELSGLPPGAVSHFREEGIEELYPPQAEAVEAGILDGENLVAAVPTASGKTMIAALSMLSAIERGGTALYIVPLRALASEKKAEFDAYEAFGVTTGVATGNYESTSEWLATKDLIVATSEKVDSLVRNGADWLSDLTCVVSDEVHLIDDRSRGPTLEVTLAKLRKLNPRLQVVALSATVGNAGEIAEWLDADLVDTDWRPIDLRTGVHYGNALHFDDGTTREVPVEGTEKQETAIVADILDEGGSSLVFVNSRRNAEAAARRLASVSSRVLEEGERNDLRDLAAEIRDVSDSETSDDLADCVERGAAFHHAGLANEHRSLVEDAFRERLLKVISATPTLAAGVNTPARRVVVRDWRRFDPSAGGMAPLSVLEVHQMMGRAGRPGLDPYGEAVLLAKSHDEREDLFERYVWADPEPVRSKLAAEPALRTHVLATIASGFARTREGLLEFMEETLYASQSTEAGRLETVTDSVLAYLETNDFVERDGGREEPDGFTSAAELADPDEVELRATGLGHTVSRLYLDPMSAATIVHGLESADERPTALGLYQLLSRTPDMYELYLRSGEDERFAELFYEREDELLGDLPSEYEDDRFEDWLAALKTGKLLEDWADETDEDRLTDRYKIGPGDLRGKVDTAEWLLGAAESLAAEIDSEWTVAVREARARVEHGVREELLELVSIRGVGRKRARRLYAAGIETPADLREADKGVVLAALRGTKTAETILENAGREDPSMDGVEEREREDAAFESASSGHTTAAEEPAAETDDAESQSSLSDF
- a CDS encoding universal stress protein, with protein sequence MVDPDLVLVPSLGRPDEDEALAYALDAFPGADVILLAVVTPLDAPLSEGAVLERDEKRVERARRRSAALIESVADPETADRVRIEVAEGRPGTVVPRHAADRDVDHVVVYGHDGGSAGLVRRVLGRDVATTVVERTSRPVTVLK